The following proteins come from a genomic window of Lycium ferocissimum isolate CSIRO_LF1 chromosome 4, AGI_CSIRO_Lferr_CH_V1, whole genome shotgun sequence:
- the LOC132052228 gene encoding nuclear poly(A) polymerase 4-like isoform X2 — protein sequence MIMAKQYGVTKPLSLAGPMEADIQRTKELEKFLVGAGLYESVEEAAKREEVLCQLKQIVKDWVKDLTRLRGYSDQMVEDANAVILTFGSYRLGVHGPGADIDTLCVGPSYVNREDDFFFVLHNILAEREEVTELQPVPDAHVPVMKFKFDGISIDLLYASISLLVVPDDLDISSESMLCNVDEPTVRSLNGCRVADKIIKHVPNIEFFRTTLRCLKFWAKQRGVYSNVTGFLGGVNWALLVARVCQLYPNAVPSMLVSRFFRVYTQWRWPNPVMLCEIEDKEFGFSVWDPRKNPWDRTHQMPIITPAYPCMNSSYNVSASTLRVMTEQFEFGNNICQEIELNKARWTALFEQYPFFESYKNYLQVDIVAADADDLLVWRGWVESRLRQLTLMIERDTFGKLQCHPYPHEYVDPSKQCAHRAFFMGLQRRPGELVQEGQQFDIRGTVDEFRHQVNMYMYWKPGMEMFVSHVRRKQIPSYVSPDGYKRRLMSGQLAEKPYSERGLKRKKELEGAEEKQQSQDKRPSISPPRDSASPELIVGQKNGMFLQQCSSTVTRGKRKSEEISNSLTNDTTEFAGTSGEPAHELLRLSHDGRPVGSTGCNSLCSSQGDLYRAESKSLLNNPKAAHGMLTSLDSIGSESVQKSSIRHVTWFHTCSYILFYISDFFFKGAVFWFLFYGLSCRYSVTSTA from the exons ATGATAATGGCCAAGCAATATGGGGTGACGAAACCTTTGTCTTTAGCAGGGCCTATGGAGGCTGATATTCAGCGTACTAAAGAATTGGAAAAG tttttggttgGTGCTGGACTATATGAAAGTGTTGAGGAGGCTGCTAAGAGAGAAGAAGTTCTCTGCCAACTAAAACAG ATTGTGAAGGACTGGGTGAAAGATCTTACTCGACTAAGAGGGTATAGTGATCAGATGGTTGAGGATGCAAATGCCGTCATTTTAACCTTTGGTTCTTATCGGCTTGGG GTGCATGGTCCTGGAGCTGACATAGACACATTATGTGTTGGACCATCTTACGTGAATCGAGAG GATGACTTCTTTTTTGTATTGCATAATATTTTGGCGGAGAGGGAAGAAGTTACTGAACTACAACCAGTTCCAGATGCACATGTCCCTGTTATGAAGTTTAAGTTTGATGGGATCTCAATTGATCTTCTCTATGCAAGCATTTCTCTTTTGGTTGTACCAGAT GATTTGGACATTTCCAGTGAATCGATGTTGTGCAATGTTGATGAGCCAACTGTAAGGAGCCTTAATGGCTGCAGGGTGGCAGATAAAATTATTAAACATGTTCCAAATATTGAG TTTTTCCGGACCACACTTCGGTGTTTAAAGTTTTGGGCTAAACAGCGTGGTGTTTATTCAAAT GTGACTGGATTTCTAGGTGGAGTGAACTGGGCTCTTCTGGTTGCTCGGGTTTGCCAACTTTATCCAAATGCTGTTCCGAGTATGCTGGTTTCTCGTTTTTTTCGTGTATATACACAATGGCGCTGGCCAAATCCTGTTATGCTTTGTGAGATAGAGGATAAAGAATTTGGATTTTCTGTCTGGGATCCACGAAAAAATCCTTGGGACCGGACACATCAGATGCCAATTATTACACCTGCCTATCCTTGCATGAACTCCAGCTACAATGTGTCTGCAAGTACTCTTCGAGTTATGACAGAACAATTTGAATTCGGTAACAACATATGCCAG GAAATTGAGCTGAATAAAGCCCGGTGGACTGCACTGTTTGAGCAGTATCCTTTCTTTGAAAGCTACAAGAACTATTTGCAAGTTGACATAGTTGCAGCTGATGCTGATGACTTGCTTGTGTGGAGAGGCTGGGTCGAATCCCGGTTAAGGCAGCTTACTTTGATG ATAGAACGGGACACATTTGGGAAATTGCAGTGCCATCCTTATCCCCATGAGTATGTGGACCCCTCCAAACAATGCGCACATCGTGCCTTCTTCATGGGTTTGCAGAGGAGGCCAGGGGAGTTGGTTCAAGAAGGGCAGCAATTTGATATTCGCGGGACAGTTGATGAGTTTAGACACCAAGTAAACATGTATATGTATTGGAAACCAGGAATGGAAATGTTTGTGTCCCATGTTCGTAGAAAGCAGATTCCCTCTTATGTTTCACCAGATGGATATAAACGCAGGCTAATGAGTGGGCAGCTGGCAGAGAAACCTTACTCTGAAAGAGggttgaaaaggaaaaaagagctTGAAGGTGCAGAAGAGAAGCAACAGAGTCAGGACAAAAGACCATCAATTAGCCCTCCAAGGGATTCAGCTTCACCCGAGCTTATTGTTGGTCAGAAAAATGGCATGTTCTTACAACAGTGTTCCTCGACAGTTACTCGAGGGAAGAGAAAGAGTGAAGAAATTTCAAATAGTTTGACAAATGATACGACGGAGTTTGCTGGTACCTCTGGGGAACCTGCACATGAATTGCTCCGACTCAGCCATGACGGTCGTCCAGTGGGCAGTACTGGTTGCAACTCTCTATGTTCCTCTCAGGGTGACTTATACAGGGCCGAGTCCAAGTCACTTTTGAATAAT CCAAAAGCAGCACATGGAATGTTAACATCTCTGGATAGCATTGGATCAGAGTCTGTACAAAAATCTTCTATAAGGCATGTTACATGGTTTCATACTTGTTCTTacattttgttttatatttcagACTTTTTCTTTAAAGGTGCGGTATTTTGGTTTCTTTTTTATGGTTTGTCTTGTAGGTATAGTGTTACATCAACTGCTTGA
- the LOC132052228 gene encoding nuclear poly(A) polymerase 4-like isoform X4, whose translation MIMAKQYGVTKPLSLAGPMEADIQRTKELEKFLVGAGLYESVEEAAKREEVLCQLKQIVKDWVKDLTRLRGYSDQMVEDANAVILTFGSYRLGVHGPGADIDTLCVGPSYVNREDDFFFVLHNILAEREEVTELQPVPDAHVPVMKFKFDGISIDLLYASISLLVVPDDLDISSESMLCNVDEPTVRSLNGCRVADKIIKHVPNIEFFRTTLRCLKFWAKQRGVYSNVTGFLGGVNWALLVARVCQLYPNAVPSMLVSRFFRVYTQWRWPNPVMLCEIEDKEFGFSVWDPRKNPWDRTHQMPIITPAYPCMNSSYNVSASTLRVMTEQFEFGNNICQEIELNKARWTALFEQYPFFESYKNYLQVDIVAADADDLLVWRGWVESRLRQLTLMIERDTFGKLQCHPYPHEYVDPSKQCAHRAFFMGLQRRPGELVQEGQQFDIRGTVDEFRHQVNMYMYWKPGMEMFVSHVRRKQIPSYVSPDGYKRRLMSGQLAEKPYSERGLKRKKELEGAEEKQQSQDKRPSISPPRDSASPELIVGQKNGMFLQQCSSTVTRGKRKSEEISNSLTNDTTEFAGTSGEPAHELLRLSHDGRPVGSTGCNSLCSSQGDLYRAESKSLLNNPKAAHGMLTSLDSIGSESVQKSSIRYSVTSTA comes from the exons ATGATAATGGCCAAGCAATATGGGGTGACGAAACCTTTGTCTTTAGCAGGGCCTATGGAGGCTGATATTCAGCGTACTAAAGAATTGGAAAAG tttttggttgGTGCTGGACTATATGAAAGTGTTGAGGAGGCTGCTAAGAGAGAAGAAGTTCTCTGCCAACTAAAACAG ATTGTGAAGGACTGGGTGAAAGATCTTACTCGACTAAGAGGGTATAGTGATCAGATGGTTGAGGATGCAAATGCCGTCATTTTAACCTTTGGTTCTTATCGGCTTGGG GTGCATGGTCCTGGAGCTGACATAGACACATTATGTGTTGGACCATCTTACGTGAATCGAGAG GATGACTTCTTTTTTGTATTGCATAATATTTTGGCGGAGAGGGAAGAAGTTACTGAACTACAACCAGTTCCAGATGCACATGTCCCTGTTATGAAGTTTAAGTTTGATGGGATCTCAATTGATCTTCTCTATGCAAGCATTTCTCTTTTGGTTGTACCAGAT GATTTGGACATTTCCAGTGAATCGATGTTGTGCAATGTTGATGAGCCAACTGTAAGGAGCCTTAATGGCTGCAGGGTGGCAGATAAAATTATTAAACATGTTCCAAATATTGAG TTTTTCCGGACCACACTTCGGTGTTTAAAGTTTTGGGCTAAACAGCGTGGTGTTTATTCAAAT GTGACTGGATTTCTAGGTGGAGTGAACTGGGCTCTTCTGGTTGCTCGGGTTTGCCAACTTTATCCAAATGCTGTTCCGAGTATGCTGGTTTCTCGTTTTTTTCGTGTATATACACAATGGCGCTGGCCAAATCCTGTTATGCTTTGTGAGATAGAGGATAAAGAATTTGGATTTTCTGTCTGGGATCCACGAAAAAATCCTTGGGACCGGACACATCAGATGCCAATTATTACACCTGCCTATCCTTGCATGAACTCCAGCTACAATGTGTCTGCAAGTACTCTTCGAGTTATGACAGAACAATTTGAATTCGGTAACAACATATGCCAG GAAATTGAGCTGAATAAAGCCCGGTGGACTGCACTGTTTGAGCAGTATCCTTTCTTTGAAAGCTACAAGAACTATTTGCAAGTTGACATAGTTGCAGCTGATGCTGATGACTTGCTTGTGTGGAGAGGCTGGGTCGAATCCCGGTTAAGGCAGCTTACTTTGATG ATAGAACGGGACACATTTGGGAAATTGCAGTGCCATCCTTATCCCCATGAGTATGTGGACCCCTCCAAACAATGCGCACATCGTGCCTTCTTCATGGGTTTGCAGAGGAGGCCAGGGGAGTTGGTTCAAGAAGGGCAGCAATTTGATATTCGCGGGACAGTTGATGAGTTTAGACACCAAGTAAACATGTATATGTATTGGAAACCAGGAATGGAAATGTTTGTGTCCCATGTTCGTAGAAAGCAGATTCCCTCTTATGTTTCACCAGATGGATATAAACGCAGGCTAATGAGTGGGCAGCTGGCAGAGAAACCTTACTCTGAAAGAGggttgaaaaggaaaaaagagctTGAAGGTGCAGAAGAGAAGCAACAGAGTCAGGACAAAAGACCATCAATTAGCCCTCCAAGGGATTCAGCTTCACCCGAGCTTATTGTTGGTCAGAAAAATGGCATGTTCTTACAACAGTGTTCCTCGACAGTTACTCGAGGGAAGAGAAAGAGTGAAGAAATTTCAAATAGTTTGACAAATGATACGACGGAGTTTGCTGGTACCTCTGGGGAACCTGCACATGAATTGCTCCGACTCAGCCATGACGGTCGTCCAGTGGGCAGTACTGGTTGCAACTCTCTATGTTCCTCTCAGGGTGACTTATACAGGGCCGAGTCCAAGTCACTTTTGAATAAT CCAAAAGCAGCACATGGAATGTTAACATCTCTGGATAGCATTGGATCAGAGTCTGTACAAAAATCTTCTATAAG GTATAGTGTTACATCAACTGCTTGA
- the LOC132052228 gene encoding nuclear poly(A) polymerase 4-like isoform X3: protein MIMAKQYGVTKPLSLAGPMEADIQRTKELEKFLVGAGLYESVEEAAKREEVLCQLKQIVKDWVKDLTRLRGYSDQMVEDANAVILTFGSYRLGVHGPGADIDTLCVGPSYVNREDDFFFVLHNILAEREEVTELQPVPDAHVPVMKFKFDGISIDLLYASISLLVVPDDLDISSESMLCNVDEPTVRSLNGCRVADKIIKHVPNIEFFRTTLRCLKFWAKQRGVYSNVTGFLGGVNWALLVARVCQLYPNAVPSMLVSRFFRVYTQWRWPNPVMLCEIEDKEFGFSVWDPRKNPWDRTHQMPIITPAYPCMNSSYNVSASTLRVMTEQFEFGNNICQEIELNKARWTALFEQYPFFESYKNYLQVDIVAADADDLLVWRGWVESRLRQLTLMIERDTFGKLQCHPYPHEYVDPSKQCAHRAFFMGLQRRPGELVQEGQQFDIRGTVDEFRHQVNMYMYWKPGMEMFVSHVRRKQIPSYVSPDGYKRRLMSGQLAEKPYSERGLKRKKELEGAEEKQQSQDKRPSISPPRDSASPELIVGQKNGMFLQQCSSTVTRGKRKSEEISNSLTNDTTEFAGTSGEPAHELLRLSHDGRPVGSTGCNSLCSSQGDLYRAESKSLLNNVCENGSRFIEDALLELEPKAAHGMLTSLDSIGSESVQKSSIRYSVTSTA, encoded by the exons ATGATAATGGCCAAGCAATATGGGGTGACGAAACCTTTGTCTTTAGCAGGGCCTATGGAGGCTGATATTCAGCGTACTAAAGAATTGGAAAAG tttttggttgGTGCTGGACTATATGAAAGTGTTGAGGAGGCTGCTAAGAGAGAAGAAGTTCTCTGCCAACTAAAACAG ATTGTGAAGGACTGGGTGAAAGATCTTACTCGACTAAGAGGGTATAGTGATCAGATGGTTGAGGATGCAAATGCCGTCATTTTAACCTTTGGTTCTTATCGGCTTGGG GTGCATGGTCCTGGAGCTGACATAGACACATTATGTGTTGGACCATCTTACGTGAATCGAGAG GATGACTTCTTTTTTGTATTGCATAATATTTTGGCGGAGAGGGAAGAAGTTACTGAACTACAACCAGTTCCAGATGCACATGTCCCTGTTATGAAGTTTAAGTTTGATGGGATCTCAATTGATCTTCTCTATGCAAGCATTTCTCTTTTGGTTGTACCAGAT GATTTGGACATTTCCAGTGAATCGATGTTGTGCAATGTTGATGAGCCAACTGTAAGGAGCCTTAATGGCTGCAGGGTGGCAGATAAAATTATTAAACATGTTCCAAATATTGAG TTTTTCCGGACCACACTTCGGTGTTTAAAGTTTTGGGCTAAACAGCGTGGTGTTTATTCAAAT GTGACTGGATTTCTAGGTGGAGTGAACTGGGCTCTTCTGGTTGCTCGGGTTTGCCAACTTTATCCAAATGCTGTTCCGAGTATGCTGGTTTCTCGTTTTTTTCGTGTATATACACAATGGCGCTGGCCAAATCCTGTTATGCTTTGTGAGATAGAGGATAAAGAATTTGGATTTTCTGTCTGGGATCCACGAAAAAATCCTTGGGACCGGACACATCAGATGCCAATTATTACACCTGCCTATCCTTGCATGAACTCCAGCTACAATGTGTCTGCAAGTACTCTTCGAGTTATGACAGAACAATTTGAATTCGGTAACAACATATGCCAG GAAATTGAGCTGAATAAAGCCCGGTGGACTGCACTGTTTGAGCAGTATCCTTTCTTTGAAAGCTACAAGAACTATTTGCAAGTTGACATAGTTGCAGCTGATGCTGATGACTTGCTTGTGTGGAGAGGCTGGGTCGAATCCCGGTTAAGGCAGCTTACTTTGATG ATAGAACGGGACACATTTGGGAAATTGCAGTGCCATCCTTATCCCCATGAGTATGTGGACCCCTCCAAACAATGCGCACATCGTGCCTTCTTCATGGGTTTGCAGAGGAGGCCAGGGGAGTTGGTTCAAGAAGGGCAGCAATTTGATATTCGCGGGACAGTTGATGAGTTTAGACACCAAGTAAACATGTATATGTATTGGAAACCAGGAATGGAAATGTTTGTGTCCCATGTTCGTAGAAAGCAGATTCCCTCTTATGTTTCACCAGATGGATATAAACGCAGGCTAATGAGTGGGCAGCTGGCAGAGAAACCTTACTCTGAAAGAGggttgaaaaggaaaaaagagctTGAAGGTGCAGAAGAGAAGCAACAGAGTCAGGACAAAAGACCATCAATTAGCCCTCCAAGGGATTCAGCTTCACCCGAGCTTATTGTTGGTCAGAAAAATGGCATGTTCTTACAACAGTGTTCCTCGACAGTTACTCGAGGGAAGAGAAAGAGTGAAGAAATTTCAAATAGTTTGACAAATGATACGACGGAGTTTGCTGGTACCTCTGGGGAACCTGCACATGAATTGCTCCGACTCAGCCATGACGGTCGTCCAGTGGGCAGTACTGGTTGCAACTCTCTATGTTCCTCTCAGGGTGACTTATACAGGGCCGAGTCCAAGTCACTTTTGAATAATGTATGTGAAAATGGTTCTAGGTTTATTGAAGATGCGTTGCTGGAGTTAGAG CCAAAAGCAGCACATGGAATGTTAACATCTCTGGATAGCATTGGATCAGAGTCTGTACAAAAATCTTCTATAAG GTATAGTGTTACATCAACTGCTTGA
- the LOC132052228 gene encoding nuclear poly(A) polymerase 4-like isoform X1, producing MIMAKQYGVTKPLSLAGPMEADIQRTKELEKFLVGAGLYESVEEAAKREEVLCQLKQIVKDWVKDLTRLRGYSDQMVEDANAVILTFGSYRLGVHGPGADIDTLCVGPSYVNREDDFFFVLHNILAEREEVTELQPVPDAHVPVMKFKFDGISIDLLYASISLLVVPDDLDISSESMLCNVDEPTVRSLNGCRVADKIIKHVPNIEFFRTTLRCLKFWAKQRGVYSNVTGFLGGVNWALLVARVCQLYPNAVPSMLVSRFFRVYTQWRWPNPVMLCEIEDKEFGFSVWDPRKNPWDRTHQMPIITPAYPCMNSSYNVSASTLRVMTEQFEFGNNICQEIELNKARWTALFEQYPFFESYKNYLQVDIVAADADDLLVWRGWVESRLRQLTLMIERDTFGKLQCHPYPHEYVDPSKQCAHRAFFMGLQRRPGELVQEGQQFDIRGTVDEFRHQVNMYMYWKPGMEMFVSHVRRKQIPSYVSPDGYKRRLMSGQLAEKPYSERGLKRKKELEGAEEKQQSQDKRPSISPPRDSASPELIVGQKNGMFLQQCSSTVTRGKRKSEEISNSLTNDTTEFAGTSGEPAHELLRLSHDGRPVGSTGCNSLCSSQGDLYRAESKSLLNNVCENGSRFIEDALLELEPKAAHGMLTSLDSIGSESVQKSSIRHVTWFHTCSYILFYISDFFFKGAVFWFLFYGLSCRYSVTSTA from the exons ATGATAATGGCCAAGCAATATGGGGTGACGAAACCTTTGTCTTTAGCAGGGCCTATGGAGGCTGATATTCAGCGTACTAAAGAATTGGAAAAG tttttggttgGTGCTGGACTATATGAAAGTGTTGAGGAGGCTGCTAAGAGAGAAGAAGTTCTCTGCCAACTAAAACAG ATTGTGAAGGACTGGGTGAAAGATCTTACTCGACTAAGAGGGTATAGTGATCAGATGGTTGAGGATGCAAATGCCGTCATTTTAACCTTTGGTTCTTATCGGCTTGGG GTGCATGGTCCTGGAGCTGACATAGACACATTATGTGTTGGACCATCTTACGTGAATCGAGAG GATGACTTCTTTTTTGTATTGCATAATATTTTGGCGGAGAGGGAAGAAGTTACTGAACTACAACCAGTTCCAGATGCACATGTCCCTGTTATGAAGTTTAAGTTTGATGGGATCTCAATTGATCTTCTCTATGCAAGCATTTCTCTTTTGGTTGTACCAGAT GATTTGGACATTTCCAGTGAATCGATGTTGTGCAATGTTGATGAGCCAACTGTAAGGAGCCTTAATGGCTGCAGGGTGGCAGATAAAATTATTAAACATGTTCCAAATATTGAG TTTTTCCGGACCACACTTCGGTGTTTAAAGTTTTGGGCTAAACAGCGTGGTGTTTATTCAAAT GTGACTGGATTTCTAGGTGGAGTGAACTGGGCTCTTCTGGTTGCTCGGGTTTGCCAACTTTATCCAAATGCTGTTCCGAGTATGCTGGTTTCTCGTTTTTTTCGTGTATATACACAATGGCGCTGGCCAAATCCTGTTATGCTTTGTGAGATAGAGGATAAAGAATTTGGATTTTCTGTCTGGGATCCACGAAAAAATCCTTGGGACCGGACACATCAGATGCCAATTATTACACCTGCCTATCCTTGCATGAACTCCAGCTACAATGTGTCTGCAAGTACTCTTCGAGTTATGACAGAACAATTTGAATTCGGTAACAACATATGCCAG GAAATTGAGCTGAATAAAGCCCGGTGGACTGCACTGTTTGAGCAGTATCCTTTCTTTGAAAGCTACAAGAACTATTTGCAAGTTGACATAGTTGCAGCTGATGCTGATGACTTGCTTGTGTGGAGAGGCTGGGTCGAATCCCGGTTAAGGCAGCTTACTTTGATG ATAGAACGGGACACATTTGGGAAATTGCAGTGCCATCCTTATCCCCATGAGTATGTGGACCCCTCCAAACAATGCGCACATCGTGCCTTCTTCATGGGTTTGCAGAGGAGGCCAGGGGAGTTGGTTCAAGAAGGGCAGCAATTTGATATTCGCGGGACAGTTGATGAGTTTAGACACCAAGTAAACATGTATATGTATTGGAAACCAGGAATGGAAATGTTTGTGTCCCATGTTCGTAGAAAGCAGATTCCCTCTTATGTTTCACCAGATGGATATAAACGCAGGCTAATGAGTGGGCAGCTGGCAGAGAAACCTTACTCTGAAAGAGggttgaaaaggaaaaaagagctTGAAGGTGCAGAAGAGAAGCAACAGAGTCAGGACAAAAGACCATCAATTAGCCCTCCAAGGGATTCAGCTTCACCCGAGCTTATTGTTGGTCAGAAAAATGGCATGTTCTTACAACAGTGTTCCTCGACAGTTACTCGAGGGAAGAGAAAGAGTGAAGAAATTTCAAATAGTTTGACAAATGATACGACGGAGTTTGCTGGTACCTCTGGGGAACCTGCACATGAATTGCTCCGACTCAGCCATGACGGTCGTCCAGTGGGCAGTACTGGTTGCAACTCTCTATGTTCCTCTCAGGGTGACTTATACAGGGCCGAGTCCAAGTCACTTTTGAATAATGTATGTGAAAATGGTTCTAGGTTTATTGAAGATGCGTTGCTGGAGTTAGAG CCAAAAGCAGCACATGGAATGTTAACATCTCTGGATAGCATTGGATCAGAGTCTGTACAAAAATCTTCTATAAGGCATGTTACATGGTTTCATACTTGTTCTTacattttgttttatatttcagACTTTTTCTTTAAAGGTGCGGTATTTTGGTTTCTTTTTTATGGTTTGTCTTGTAGGTATAGTGTTACATCAACTGCTTGA